TAAGCCTCTAGATCAGAGCCAGTGAGGTCATCAGTTAAGTCAGGGCCCTTGGATGGAGGGAGGGTGACAGAattgaaaatctgaaaatagatttGGTGACTCATGAGATTTGCTCAAAGGACAAGAGGAAGGACCTTATGCCCTAAACAGgttaggggtggggtgggatggggtggagggTTAGGACTGGGGAGCTGAAGGTGTCTTCTGTTGAGATGAGAGCTATGGAAGGgaataagagtgtggggaagggagcTGATGCAATTTTGGAAATAAACTGAGTTCAAAGTGCCTACTACCCGTCCAGAAGGACCTAGCCACAAGGCAGTTAGAAAAATATCGGTGTAGACCCTTATCCTGCAGGACAAGGGTCTCAGCAGGAGCTAACGATCTGGGAGCACCCGTCAgtggcagagatgtggaaaatgGGGAACCCATGATCTCGCTTGAGTTTCAGGGAGGAAAAAGACAAAGGGCTGCATGGGTGAAGCCCGGAGGCTATCGATAGGCctgacagagaaagaggaggagaacagAAGGCCGATAGATGGGACCTGGAGATAGGTAAGGAGGACGACCAGGAGAGGGTGTGAACCCAAAGGTTAAGGCCCCTGCCAACAAAGCAAAGGTGTCAACAGGGCCATAATACCGCGTGGTTCCTCTCTGCACCCGCACAGGCACCAGTCCCCCAGGCAGAATTCAGTCTGTACGAAGATGGCTTCCCACTACCTAAGAATCCCAGGTTCAGGGTAGACTTTTCCTGCAACCAAGGTAGCCACATAGAAGAGCATTCATTTACCTCGTCCTTCATTATCCTTTAACTCTCCTCTTGAGAGTAGAGAAATGACTTAAGTACAGAAATGACTCCATGTTAAAACCTACATCCTAAAGTGTTCCTTGGATTGATGAACTCGTCTGCGCCGGTCGGTCTCCTAAACAAATAGAAGGATTTGAAACAATGCCGCGAGGGTAGGTAGGCCTTTACAGTGACAGGAATGCAGAGCTGTACATATTCTCTTTCTTGACTGGATGTCCACAATGCCACTAAACTCGAGATTCAGACAGGGAGACTTCGAGGAAGTtaaagggggtggggggcggtgaGTCTGGTAAATGAAGCCAGTGACCGAGGGACACCTGACACCGGCATCTCAGGTTCCAGGGTCTGCTCAGCTGCTCCAGGACCGGAGCTGCTGGGCAAGTCCCTCACCCGCGAGCCTCAGACCGTACCTCACAAAGTCCTGTGTCCGTATGTCCCTGCAAGTTTTGCTTTGAGGATGAAGGAGATGATGGGTGCGAAGGTGgtgcccccccaccctccccgcgCGCAGgtacactcactcactcacccacACCTCTAAGAGTACAGTCCCGGGCCAAGGGGTCCAGCCTGCACGGGGGTCTACGCGGAGACCTAGACGCATGCTTTGGAAATTGCCGTTGATTCTGAAACAGAGACATGTGGCAACCAGTGGCAGGACGGTCACAGACCCTACAGTGCTCTCCCCTTTTCTGACGCATCTCGAGGGGCAACAGGATCTTTAAAAAACGTGGAGGAACCGCGTCTGGGCAGAATAGTCGAGACACAGATCGAAGCTTCCAGACTCCTCGTTGTCTCTGCGGTCCCTCCCCTTGAAGGCCCAACTCACGAGTGGCCCACAGGGTGGGTCTGTCCACACacgctgcccccgcccccacatCCACGCGGGTTTTGATCAGGAAGAGTGGGAGGCATCATCGAGTTGGCGAGTGAGGCCCGAAGGTAGCGGCCGTAGAGACGCAGGGATCCCGGACTGTTACTAACCGGCAGAAACCCGCAGGACAGAGCGGGTAGACTGCCCTCTCCTCGGCCCTAGAGCGGCTCGGGGGTAGGGCCACTTCCTTCcggcaggggcggggcgggggggggggatgcgCAACTTTTGGCGCGCCGCGCTCTTGACTGCCAACTCAAGAGCGTCCCCCAGCTTGACCCCTCCCGACCCGAGGTCCCCTTCGTGGGAAAGACCGCCCCCAGGAGAAACGAAACCGGTCGTCTTCATCTTACAGGCTCCAACCTTAGCCTACGTGTTGGGAGCCCAAGCAATCAATGGTTGCACCATCCGGTTCTGAATACCCTCCTCTGCCGAGGCGTGTGTTAAGTACAGAAGTCCCGGTGAAACAGCTCCCTTACCATTGCTGTTGTGGGTGGCTCTGAAAAGAGCCTTTGGATAGGATGGAACCATGGAACCTCGGACCGAGCGCGCGCTTCTTAGGCCCGCTCCCCGCGGATGCGGCGAGCCAGCTGAATGTCTTTGGGCATGATGGTCACGCGCTTGGCATGGATGGCACACAGGTTGGTGTCTTCAAACAGCCCCACCAGGTAGGCCTCGCTCGCCTCCTGCAGCGCCATCACCGCCGAACTCTGGAAGCGCAGGTCGGTCTTGAAGTCCTGCGCGATCTCGCGCACCAGGCGCTGGAAGGGCAGCTTGCGGATCAGCAGCTCGGTGGACTTCTGGTAGCGACGGATCTCGCGCAGGGCTACCGTGCCGGGCCGGTAGCGGTGAGGCTTCTTGACGCCGCCAGTGGCCGGGGCGCTCTTGCGAGCCGCCTTGGTAGCCAGCTGTTTCCGGGGAGCCTTTCCACCGGTCGACTTGCGGGCAGTCTGCTTAGTACGGGCCATAGCGAGCCGAGGCGCAAACCGAAAGACGCAGCGGCGAGTGAGGGATAGCGAGGTTGTGGCCCCCTTCAGCGGTCTTTTTATAGACACAGTCTTTTTCCCGATTGGGCGGGACGATAGCGTTGAAAGTCCCGCGCTGGCTGCCCATTGGCTGTGATGTCATCCTCCCTGCAGTATCCGATTGGCTGGGGCAGAATGCTCGGTGCCCCCACCCACCCGCCCGCCTCACTTTCTATTTGGCCAGTTTGCCAACAGTTTTCTCTACCTGGTCTTTCCTTTCTTCCAGGctgtgtcttttgtttgtttgtttgtttgttttgaaaccACAACTGTATCAGAATGTTCCTCCGCAGCCCTTCACTCCCTCGGACACGCTACCCGCGATGCGCTCTTCCTTTCCACGCCTTGTAGCTCCCAAATCGAACCTCAAGCTTCCGTTTGTCccccgccccctggtggccatgttACCTTCTCAGAGCCCCTTAGTTGGTCTTAAGGACCGCTTTTCCCGCCTTTCGGATCGGAAAATTGCCTGGTCCCCCCGCCCCGGGCACAAGACCCCCGCCTCCGAAAACCAAAGTGGGGACCCCCTATCTCCAACTTGTTTTGATCTTCGAGCAAAAAACTAACAAAACCCCAGACAGTCGGCTCAGGCTGAGCCCGACTCGCTACATTTCCCCAGACTGCCCGCTTCCCTACCGACTGGGGCGTCCCCTTCCTACTTAGGTCTCAAGGGCCGGGCCAAGGGCTCCAGGTTG
The Saccopteryx bilineata isolate mSacBil1 chromosome 3, mSacBil1_pri_phased_curated, whole genome shotgun sequence DNA segment above includes these coding regions:
- the LOC136330765 gene encoding histone H3 — its product is MARTKQTARKSTGGKAPRKQLATKAARKSAPATGGVKKPHRYRPGTVALREIRRYQKSTELLIRKLPFQRLVREIAQDFKTDLRFQSSAVMALQEASEAYLVGLFEDTNLCAIHAKRVTIMPKDIQLARRIRGERA